From the Rhinoderma darwinii isolate aRhiDar2 chromosome 12, aRhiDar2.hap1, whole genome shotgun sequence genome, one window contains:
- the L2HGDH gene encoding L-2-hydroxyglutarate dehydrogenase, mitochondrial isoform X1 produces the protein MSGLFCARALQPGLGSSRLYAHGFRCHSTYDVVVVGAGIVGLASARQLILNHPNLRFAILEKENEIASHQSGHNSGVIHTGIYYTPGSLKARLCVRGASLLYEYCDLKRIPYKQCGKLIVAVQHQEIPRLRALYERGLQNNVPGLRIINAKEIREKEPYCKGIMALDSPYTGIVNYRQVAQSYGDDFHDAGGNVLTEFEVSHINMVNESPAGSEQGLEYPVVIRNTKGEEVCCKYVLTCAGLFSDRLSQISGCSSEPRIVPFRGDYLVLKPEKCYLVKGNIYPVPDPRFPFLGVHFTPRMDGNVWLGPSAVLAFKREGYRLCDFNARDFGEAITYSGLRKLVLKNLVYGMGEMYRALSLRAQLKELQKFIPELSINDILRGPSGVRAQALDSDGNLVDDFVFDGGSGDTASRILHVRNAPSPAATSSLAIAEMIASEVEERFKL, from the exons ATGTCTGGGCTGTTCTGTGCCAGGGCCTTACAGCCGGGGTTGGGGAGCTCCAGGCTGTATGCGCATGGGTTCCGCTGTCACAG cacCTATGATGTGGTCGTTGTCGGGGCAGGAATCGTGGGACTGGCTTCTGCTCGGCAGCTCATCCTAAATCATCCAAACCTCCGATTCGCCATTCTGGAAAAAGAGAATGAGATTG CTTCCCATCAAAGTGGACATAACAGCGGCGTCATTCACACTGGAATATATTACACTCCAGGATCTCTGAAGGCCCGGCTGTGTGTGCGGGGGGCTTCTCTTCTCTATGAATATTGTGACCTTAAAAGAATTCCTTACAAGCAGTGTGGCAAG CTGATAGTAGCTGTACAACACCAGGAGATACCGAGACTGCGAGCGTTGTACGAGAGGGGGCTGCAGAACAACGTGCCCGGGCTCCGAATCATCAATGCTAAAGAAATCCGGGAGAAGGAACCCTACTGCAAG GGTATAATGGCACTggactctccatacacaggaattGTAAATTACAGACAGGTCGCTCAGTCCTACGGTGATGATTTCCATGATGCCGGTGGTAACGTCCTTACAGAATTTGAGGTGTCCCATATAAATATGGTGAATGAGAGCCCAGCAGGATCAGAACAAG GTTTGGAATATCCAGTCGTTATCAGGAACACGAAG ggGGAAGAAGTTTGCTGTAAGTATGTGCTGACCTGTGCCGGTCTTTTCTCGGATCGCTTGTCCCAGATCAGTGGATGTAGCTCAGAACCTCGCATCGTCCCTTTCCGGGGAGATTACTTGGTGCTGAAGCCTGAAAAGTGCTACCTAGTTAAAGGGAACATTTACCCA GTTCCAGATCCACGGTTTCCATTTCTTGGAGTCCACTTCACTCCACGCATGGACGGGAATGTTTGGCTTGGCCCAAGTGCCGTGTTGGCTTTTAAAAGAGAAGGCTACAGACTGTGTGATTTCAACGCCAGAGATTTTGGGGAAGCCATTACGTACAG TGGCCTACGTAAACTGGTTTTGAAGAACCTGGTTTATGGCATGGGTgagatgtaccgagctttgtcttTACGTGCACAGCTGAAGGAATTGCAGAAGTTCATCCCGGAGCTGTCTATTAATGACATTCTCAG GGGTCCCTCTGGAGTCCGGGCTCAGGCCCTGGATAGCGACGGTAACCTGGTAGACGATTTTGTTTTTGACGGAGGTTCTGGAGATACCGCAAGCCGCATTCTCCATGTGAGGAACGCTCCGTCTCCTGCCGCGACCTCATCGCTCGCTATAGCCGAGATGATTGCCTCTGAAGTGGAAGAACGGTTCAAACTCTGA
- the L2HGDH gene encoding L-2-hydroxyglutarate dehydrogenase, mitochondrial isoform X2, translating into MALDSPYTGIVNYRQVAQSYGDDFHDAGGNVLTEFEVSHINMVNESPAGSEQGLEYPVVIRNTKGEEVCCKYVLTCAGLFSDRLSQISGCSSEPRIVPFRGDYLVLKPEKCYLVKGNIYPVPDPRFPFLGVHFTPRMDGNVWLGPSAVLAFKREGYRLCDFNARDFGEAITYSGLRKLVLKNLVYGMGEMYRALSLRAQLKELQKFIPELSINDILRGPSGVRAQALDSDGNLVDDFVFDGGSGDTASRILHVRNAPSPAATSSLAIAEMIASEVEERFKL; encoded by the exons ATGGCACTggactctccatacacaggaattGTAAATTACAGACAGGTCGCTCAGTCCTACGGTGATGATTTCCATGATGCCGGTGGTAACGTCCTTACAGAATTTGAGGTGTCCCATATAAATATGGTGAATGAGAGCCCAGCAGGATCAGAACAAG GTTTGGAATATCCAGTCGTTATCAGGAACACGAAG ggGGAAGAAGTTTGCTGTAAGTATGTGCTGACCTGTGCCGGTCTTTTCTCGGATCGCTTGTCCCAGATCAGTGGATGTAGCTCAGAACCTCGCATCGTCCCTTTCCGGGGAGATTACTTGGTGCTGAAGCCTGAAAAGTGCTACCTAGTTAAAGGGAACATTTACCCA GTTCCAGATCCACGGTTTCCATTTCTTGGAGTCCACTTCACTCCACGCATGGACGGGAATGTTTGGCTTGGCCCAAGTGCCGTGTTGGCTTTTAAAAGAGAAGGCTACAGACTGTGTGATTTCAACGCCAGAGATTTTGGGGAAGCCATTACGTACAG TGGCCTACGTAAACTGGTTTTGAAGAACCTGGTTTATGGCATGGGTgagatgtaccgagctttgtcttTACGTGCACAGCTGAAGGAATTGCAGAAGTTCATCCCGGAGCTGTCTATTAATGACATTCTCAG GGGTCCCTCTGGAGTCCGGGCTCAGGCCCTGGATAGCGACGGTAACCTGGTAGACGATTTTGTTTTTGACGGAGGTTCTGGAGATACCGCAAGCCGCATTCTCCATGTGAGGAACGCTCCGTCTCCTGCCGCGACCTCATCGCTCGCTATAGCCGAGATGATTGCCTCTGAAGTGGAAGAACGGTTCAAACTCTGA